In the Azospirillum humicireducens genome, GTGCCGCCATGCCGATCGCCCTGTTCCCGGCGGAATGGGTCCGCGATCCCCACAGCCGCCACCTCATGACGGCCCATCATGACGTGCCGTGGAGCGAACGCCGGATGATCGCGGCGATCCTCAGCATCACCCCGCAACTCCACCCCGCCTGACCCTTACCGCGGCGATTGTTCCAGCGACAGATCTCCGGCGACCTCGTGCGTCAGGTCGATGCCGTCGACGGTCAGGACCACGCGGACGGGCAGCGACGTCACCCCGTCCAGCCGGCCGTCCGCCAGGGCGCGCCCGACAGCCAGCTCGATGTCCCGTTGGGAGGTCACGCCGACCTGCTTCAGGAATTTGCGCAGAACGGGATTGAAGGTCTCGTTGTCCATGGATCGCCCGCCTTTCAGTCGGAACCGCTGCACGCAGTGCCGTTCCGAACCCTGGAAAGCCGGCTTTGGTTCCGCCCGGCGCCGCACACATGACAAAGGCACCGGCCGGGAGAGCCGATGCCTTTCCAGAACAGCGTGACGACAGCGGCGATGATGCAGGGCTTCGCCGCCGGCGACCGGGACCGGCGGTTGTTCCTTGCGTCCGCGCGACGTCAGTCGTCGCGCTGGGTCCGTTCCATCCGCTCGTGCCGCTCCTGGGCTTCCAGGCTCAGCGTCGCGATCGGGCGGGCATCAAGCCGGCGGACGGAGATGGGGTCGCCCGTCTCCTCGCAATAGCCGTAACTGCCGTCGACGAGACGTTCCAGTGCAGCGTCGATCTTGGAGATCAGCTTGCGTTCGCGGTCACGCGTACGCAGCTCCAGCGCGCGGTCGGTCTCCGCCGAGGCGCGGTCGGCGATATCCGGTTCCTGGATACCGCCTTCCTGGAGGCTGTTCAGCGTGCCGGTGGATTCCGCCAGCAGTTCCGCGCGCCAGCGCAGCAGCTTCTGGCGGAAATACTCCCGCATGATCGGGTTCATGAACTCCTCGTCTTCCGACGGGGAATAGTTCTGGGGCAGAAGCGGCGACGTCATCCGAAAGCATCCAGCGAAAAAGGGGTGATCCGGGCGGCGCGGAGTATAGGCACGCCACGTCAGGACCGCAACCCTATGGTTCGCCCCTGCAACGACCAAACAAGCCCTTGGAATAAAAAAGATTTGTGACCGTGGCGATTCCGCCGCCCCAACCCATGCGCGCAGGACGGCCGGAGCGCCGCCACTCCGTCAGGAGGTGAGCTTCGCCAATTCCACCTGCGCGCGCAGATCGATTTCATCGAGAATTTCGGCCAGTCCGGGGTCGTCGACCTGGGCGCGGCGGGACTGGACCACCTTGGCGAGATCCACCAGCTTCTGGACCGACAGCGTGCCGGACAGCAGGCCGTGCTGGATTTCCTCCAGCCGGTCCAGCATCTCTTCCGCCCGCATCTTGCCGCGCGACGCGCGCGCGGTGGCGTCGTCGGTGACGTCGACCTCCTGGATGGCGAGCACGCCCGCGACCCCGGCAGTCGCGGCAGTGCCGCTGACCCCGTGGGCGGAGCCGGTCTCTCCCACCAGCTGCTTGGAGAACGCGGCGCCGGACGAGCCTTCGGCCTTGCCGGTGCGGCGGACCGAACCGCTGCCGCGTATGTTTCCGGTGCCTTCGACTTTCATGATCCGTGCAACCGTTTGCAGTAAAGGATGCGTAAACGCGCGCACTGTAGATGGATCAACCTTAACATCCGGTCAAGGCTTGCCGCAATCGGGCAAAAATTGCCGGGCGGCTGTGACCGAAACGCGTCATCTTGCGGGCGTTTTTCAGGGCAACGACCGGAATCGGCCGCCGGCTGCCGCTGGCACGGCATTTGTATAGGAACCGGCACGAGTTCAGGAGTGTCCGCGTCATGATCCGCACCGCCCTTCGCCTTCTGCGCCGCCGAGCCGTCCTGGTCGTGCTGACCGCCCTGCTGGCGATCGGTGTCCAGGCGGAACAGGCCTTTGCCGCCTCCGCCCGTATCAAGGACATCGTCGATGTGGAGGGCGTGCGCGACAACATGCTGATCGGCTATGGGCTGGTGGTCGGCCTGAATGGCAGCGGCGACAGCCTGAACAACTCTCCCTTCACCGAACAGAGCCTGACCGGCATGCTGGAGCGGATGGGCGTCAACACCCGCGGCACCAACCTGCGCACCAAGAATGTGGCGGCGGTGATGGTGACGGCGACGCTGGGCGCCTATGCGGCACAGGGCACGCGCATCGACGTCACCGTGTCGGCGATGGGCGACGCCAAGAGCCTGCTGGGCGGCACCCTGCTGGTCACCCCGATGATGGGCGCCGACGGCGAGGTCTATGCCGTGGCGCAGGGGCCGATCGCTGTGTCGGGCTTCACCGCCCAGGGCCAGGGCGCCAGCGTGACGCGCGGCGTGCCGACCTCCGGCCGCATCTCCTCCGGCGCCATCGTGGAGCGGGAAATCCAGTTCTCGCTGGCCGAACTGCCGGTGCTGCGCCTGTCCTTGCGCAACCCCGACTTCACCACCGCCCAGCGGGTGGCGACCGCCATCAACATCCAGCTGCGCGGCAACCGCGCCCAGGCGACCGACCCGTCCTCCGTCCTCATCAACGTGCCGGAAACGCGGCGCGGCGATGTGGTCGGGCTGGTGACGGAGATCGAACAGCTGCGCATCACCCCCGACCAGGTCGCCCGCGTGGTGGTGGACGAGAAATCCGGCGTCATCGTGATGGGCGAGAATGTCCGCATCTCCACCGTCGCAATCGCCCAGGGCAACCTGACCATCCGCATCACCGAAACCCCGCAGGTCAGCCAGCCGGGCCCCTTCAGCCAGGGCCAGACCGCCGTGGTGCCGCGCACCGACATCCAGGTCGACGAACAGTCCAACAACCGCCTGGCGGTGATGAATGCCGGTGTGACCCTGCAGGAGTTGGTACAGTCCTTGAATGCGCTGGGGGTGGGACCGCGGGACATGATCGCCATTCTCCAGTCGATCAAGGCCGCCGGAGCCCTGCAAGCCGAGATCGAGGTGATCTGATGTCCATGAGCCCCGCCCTTTCCGCCGGTTTCGGCGTGCGCACCCAGGCACGGATTTCCGATCTGGAGGCAAAGACGGACCCGGCAAAGCTTGCCCAGCTGCGCAAGTCGGCCAACGAGTTCGAAAGCCAGTTCATCTCGCAGATGCTGGGCCCGATGTTCGAGGGGATCGGCACCGACGAGACCTTCGGCGGCGGGCGCGGCGAGGAGATGTTCCGGCCGATGCTGATCGAGCAGTTCGGCAAGCAGATCACCCAGCGCGGCGGCTTCGGCATCGCCAATCAGGTTTACGGAGAGCTTCTTCGCGCCCAGGAGGCCAGCCATGGATAAGGTCGACGTTCGTTTTCCCCAGCAGCCCAAGCCGGCCGCCAACCTGCCGAAGAACGCGCAGGAGCGCGCTGTGGCCCTTGTCGAGCTGATGGGCCGCCTGAGCGCCCTGCTGGAGCGCGAGGCCACCGCCGTCCGCGCCCGCCGTCCGGCGAAGGAGCTGGCCCAGATCGTCAAGGACAAGCAGCCGATGACGCTGGTCTATGAGGAGATCAGCCGCATGCTGCGCGTCGACCGCGAGGGGCTGATGGCGCTGCCGGCGGAGCTGAAGACGGCGCTGAAGGAGGCGACCAACAAACTCTATGCGGCCACCGCCGACAATGCCGAAGCCCTGCGGATCGGCGGCGAGGCCCAGAAGGTGATGGTCGATACCGTCGTCACCGTGATCACCCGCCAGCAGAAGGCGCCCGCGACCGCCTATGCCGCGCACATGGGCGGCGGCCGCGGCTATTCCCCGCCGCCCAGCGGACCGCGCACCTCGGCGGCGCTCAACACCCGGCTTTGAGCAGACGCTCGCCGGCAAGCGTCATCCGTGACTGCCGATTTTCGGACGGCCGCTCTCCCGATCTGGAGGGCGGCCTTTCTCTTTGCGGCGGCCGGCAAGACGGCGATGGTTCGCCACCACGGCAAGAAAGACCCTGCGGGTGGATTTTTTTGCCGGTCCCGGTCCCGGCATGGGGCCGGAACTGCCGCCCCACTCCCCGCCGGCGGCTCCGCGACGCCAGTCCGGCAACTGGCCCGCCCGTTGCATTGATCCTGCCGCATCGCCGTCGGTGCGTTCCGCCGTCCCGAGAGAGGCCGTTCCATGGATATCCAATCGAACAACATCGCCGCATCCTTGTTCGACGGTCTCGCACAATCCCAGCAGACCCAGGGAGCGGCGGCGAAGAACGACCTGTTTTCCAAGATGATGGACCGCATGCTGGCCGATGCCGCCGCGCGCAAGCGCGAGCAGGCCGCCGATGCCGCCCGTGACTCCGCCAACCAGGCGAAGGACGCCCGCGCGGCCGACGCGCAGCGCAATGCTCCCGTCCGGGCGGAGCCGAAGCCCGATCCGAACCGCGACACCCGTGCCCAGACCGCCCGCCGGAGCGATGCGGACGCCGAGCCGGCCCGGACGCAGGACCCGAAAGCCGCCGGGACGGACGGCGACCGCGAGGTCCAGGCCGGTCGGAACGACCGCAATCCGGTCAAGGGCGACAAGCCGAAGGACAGTGCCAAGACCGACGGCGCCAAAACCGATGGCGCCAAGGCCAACATCTGCAAGTCCGACGCGGCGAAAGCCGGCACGGAAGCCGCCGGCGCCGATCAGGCGGAGGCAGGCGAGGGAACGGAGACGGCAGTTGCGGACGCAGCAGCGGCAGAGACCGACAGCGATGCGGCAATGGCCGAGGGGGGCGGGTCCGGTGACGCGTCCGCCGAGGATGCCGGGACGGGAGAGCAGACCGCCGACCAGCCCCTGTCCGCCGCCATGGAGCCGGCGCAGCAGCAGCCGGTCCGGCAGCCCAGCGACCTGATCCTCGCCGGATTGACGGCGCCCGGCCAGTCCGCCACCGGCGCGGCCGGCGATGACGGCCAGGGTGGCGGCGATGCGGCGGCGGCCGGGGCCGCCGATGCCACCGCCCGCCTTGCCCAGGCGCAGGCCGCGGCCGGAACGCCGAATGCGGCGCAGACCGGCGCAGACGCCGCGGCAAAGAACGCCACCGATGCAACACCCGTGAACGGAGACGGCGCCCGGCAGGCACAGGCCGCCGCCGTGACCGGGGTGGATGGCGGTGCGCAAAGCGGCGACGAAGCTGCGGAGGCGCTGCCGGACGATGATGCCGCCCTGCCCGACCGCTTCGCCGATCTGCTCGCCGCCGCCAAGGCAAAGTCCGGCGAGGCGAAACAGGGTGGCAAGCAGGCCGGTGCCGATGGCGGCAGCCGGAACGATGCCCAGCCCCAGGCCATGCCGCAGGCCGCCACTGCCGCTCCCGCGGTTCCGCCCGTCGCGGAAACGGTTGCCACGTCGGCCACCGCCAGGGCGACCGGAGCGCTGGAGGGACTCGAAGGCGCAAGCGCCGCCGCAGGCCACGGCCATGGCGCCGCCGGTGTCCACACCCATCCGGCGCTCGCCGCCATGGAGGGGATGCATGGCGGAATTTCCGGGAGCATTCCCGGCATCGACCAGCCGCAGGCGGCCGCGACGCTGCGCCCGTCGCGCGGCAGCGCCGGCATGCCGATGGGCGTCCATGACCAGATCGCCGTCCATATCAAGAAGCAGGTCGGCGACGAGGTCGACCAGTTCACCATCAACCTGCACCCGGCCGAGCTGGGGCGGATCGACATCAAGCTGGACATCGGCGCCGACGGCCGGGTCAGCGCGATGGTCGCGGTGGAAAGAGCCCAGACCCTCGAACTTCTGCAACGCGACAGCCGTGGTCTGGAACGCGCCTTGCAAGAGGCTGGGCTGCAGACGGACTCCAACAGCCTGAACTTCAGCCTGCGCGGCGAAGGCAACCCCTTCGGCAATGACGGGCGGGGCAACGGCAAGGGGAACGGAGGGGGGCGGCGCGGCCTCGACGGGGGCGCCGACCAGGACGCCTCCGACACGGCCGTCTACACCGCGACGCTCGGCAACGGACGTCTCGACATCCGCGCCTGAGCCGGGCAGCACGCCCGCCGCCTGACCGCCGCTTTCAAGACACCGGCCGCAAGAGCCACGAAGGACGACCGCCATGACCACGACCACCAACAGCTTCGGCCAGCCCGTCAACCAGTACGGCACCTATTCGGGCGGCAAGTCCACCGGGTCGAAGACGGCGGCCGAGACCTCCAAGACCCCGCAGACCGACGCCGAGAAGACCGCGTCGGCGACCAAGGGCCTGGGCGACAATTTCCAGACGTTCCTCACCATGCTGACCACGCAGATGAAGAACCAGGACCCGCTGAAGCCGCTGGATACCAACGACATGACCAAGCAGCTGGTCGATTTCGCCAATGTCGAGCAGAACATCGGCACCAACAGCCGCCTGGACAAGCTGGTGCAGCTGCAGTCCGCCGGAACCGCCTCCACCAACCTGGCCTATCTCGGCCGCATGGTCACCTTCGAAGGCGACAGCTTCCAGTACACCCAGGGCATGACCCAGGCTCCGCTGGGCTACGAGCTGGCGACCTCCGCCAAGTCGGTGCGCGTCGACATCCTGGACGCCAAGGGCAACATCGTCCGCTCCATGAAGGGCGAAACCACCGCCGGGACCAAGCATGCGGTCAATTGGGACTTCAAGGACAACAACGGCCGCGCCGTGCAGCCGGGCACCTACCGGATGAACATCGCCCCGGTGTCGGAGGTCAAGGACGACACCATCAAGACGACCACCTACACCTTCGGCACCGTGGCCGGCATCGGCAACAACAAGGAAGGCGAGACCGTGCTGAACATCGGCGCCAGCGAAGTCCCGCTGTCCAAGCTGACGACGGTCTACTGAGGGCGATTGCCGGCGGACATTCCCCGGTGGCGCGGCCGGCGATCTCCGGCCGCCGGACAACGGCGGAAACCCTGCTGTCCGTTCGGGGTAAGGGTTACCCCGAGATAAAATGTTAACTCTATCGTTTAGGCATTTGTTAAGTGCCGGCGCCTAAAGTACCCCGAAATCGTGGAATCCACAGTTTGGGTTGGAGCGTCCGCGCATGGCACTCATAGAACTCGACACCGGTGACGACTCTGCGGCCGGTGCATCGGTCATTGGTCCTGAGGGGCGTCCCATGACCGAAAGCGATCTTCCCCCGCCCGACACCAAGCGTTGGGTGATGCGCCGCAAGGCGGAAGTGGTCGCCGGCGTCCGATCCGGCCTGATCAGCCTGGAGGAGGCCTGCCGCCGCTATACCCTGTCGGTGGAGGAATTCTTGTCCTGGCAGCGGCTGATCGACAGCCACGGCATGCGGGGCCTGCGCGCCACCCGCCTGCAGGACTACCGTCCCGGCCAACCGGTCCGCGACCGCATCGGCGCGGACTGACGCATCAGGCGGAATTGAAGAAGCGCCGCAGGTCTGGCCTGCGGCGCTTTTTGCGTTCGGGGTCGTGGTGGTCGCGGGATGTCAGCCGATGGCCTTCGCCCCACAGGCTGCCCCGCAGGCCGCATCGATCAGCGTCGCCGCCGCACTCGCCACCGCCGCGTTGCCCACCCCCAGATCCAGCGCACGGCCGGCGGCGTAGGCGCCTTCCATCAACAATTGCAGTTGCCCGGTCAACCGGTCCGGATCGTCCGCGCCGGCCGCGGCAGCCAGTGCGCGCAGGCGGTCGCGGACCATGCGCTTGTGCGCCAGCGCCAGCACATGGGCGGGGTTGGCCGGATCGCGCAATTCGGCGGCGGCCGTGGTGAAGGGACAGCCCTGGAATTTCGGGTGGTCGATCCAGTGGCCGAGCGCCACGAACAGCGCCTTCATCTGCGCCCGCGGGTCGCCGGGATGGCGGGCGGTCACCCGGTCCCACCATGCGGCATGCTGGGCGGTGTTGCGCTCCAGATAGGCGCAGACCAGATCGTCCTTGGACGTGAAGTTGCGGTAAAGGCTCATCTTCGCGACGCCGGACTTGGCGATGATCGTGTCGATGCCGACGGCGCGGATGCCCTCGCTGTAGAACAGCTCCGCCGCCGTATCGAGAATCCGCTCCCGCGCCGGCTTCCTGACCCCTGCCGTCTCTG is a window encoding:
- a CDS encoding DUF6494 family protein — its product is MDNETFNPVLRKFLKQVGVTSQRDIELAVGRALADGRLDGVTSLPVRVVLTVDGIDLTHEVAGDLSLEQSPR
- the dksA gene encoding RNA polymerase-binding protein DksA, coding for MTSPLLPQNYSPSEDEEFMNPIMREYFRQKLLRWRAELLAESTGTLNSLQEGGIQEPDIADRASAETDRALELRTRDRERKLISKIDAALERLVDGSYGYCEETGDPISVRRLDARPIATLSLEAQERHERMERTQRDD
- a CDS encoding flagellar assembly protein FliX — translated: MKVEGTGNIRGSGSVRRTGKAEGSSGAAFSKQLVGETGSAHGVSGTAATAGVAGVLAIQEVDVTDDATARASRGKMRAEEMLDRLEEIQHGLLSGTLSVQKLVDLAKVVQSRRAQVDDPGLAEILDEIDLRAQVELAKLTS
- a CDS encoding flagellar basal body P-ring protein FlgI → MIRTALRLLRRRAVLVVLTALLAIGVQAEQAFAASARIKDIVDVEGVRDNMLIGYGLVVGLNGSGDSLNNSPFTEQSLTGMLERMGVNTRGTNLRTKNVAAVMVTATLGAYAAQGTRIDVTVSAMGDAKSLLGGTLLVTPMMGADGEVYAVAQGPIAVSGFTAQGQGASVTRGVPTSGRISSGAIVEREIQFSLAELPVLRLSLRNPDFTTAQRVATAINIQLRGNRAQATDPSSVLINVPETRRGDVVGLVTEIEQLRITPDQVARVVVDEKSGVIVMGENVRISTVAIAQGNLTIRITETPQVSQPGPFSQGQTAVVPRTDIQVDEQSNNRLAVMNAGVTLQELVQSLNALGVGPRDMIAILQSIKAAGALQAEIEVI
- a CDS encoding rod-binding protein, with amino-acid sequence MSPALSAGFGVRTQARISDLEAKTDPAKLAQLRKSANEFESQFISQMLGPMFEGIGTDETFGGGRGEEMFRPMLIEQFGKQITQRGGFGIANQVYGELLRAQEASHG
- a CDS encoding flagellar hook-length control protein FliK translates to MDIQSNNIAASLFDGLAQSQQTQGAAAKNDLFSKMMDRMLADAAARKREQAADAARDSANQAKDARAADAQRNAPVRAEPKPDPNRDTRAQTARRSDADAEPARTQDPKAAGTDGDREVQAGRNDRNPVKGDKPKDSAKTDGAKTDGAKANICKSDAAKAGTEAAGADQAEAGEGTETAVADAAAAETDSDAAMAEGGGSGDASAEDAGTGEQTADQPLSAAMEPAQQQPVRQPSDLILAGLTAPGQSATGAAGDDGQGGGDAAAAGAADATARLAQAQAAAGTPNAAQTGADAAAKNATDATPVNGDGARQAQAAAVTGVDGGAQSGDEAAEALPDDDAALPDRFADLLAAAKAKSGEAKQGGKQAGADGGSRNDAQPQAMPQAATAAPAVPPVAETVATSATARATGALEGLEGASAAAGHGHGAAGVHTHPALAAMEGMHGGISGSIPGIDQPQAAATLRPSRGSAGMPMGVHDQIAVHIKKQVGDEVDQFTINLHPAELGRIDIKLDIGADGRVSAMVAVERAQTLELLQRDSRGLERALQEAGLQTDSNSLNFSLRGEGNPFGNDGRGNGKGNGGGRRGLDGGADQDASDTAVYTATLGNGRLDIRA
- a CDS encoding flagellar hook assembly protein FlgD, with the protein product MTTTTNSFGQPVNQYGTYSGGKSTGSKTAAETSKTPQTDAEKTASATKGLGDNFQTFLTMLTTQMKNQDPLKPLDTNDMTKQLVDFANVEQNIGTNSRLDKLVQLQSAGTASTNLAYLGRMVTFEGDSFQYTQGMTQAPLGYELATSAKSVRVDILDAKGNIVRSMKGETTAGTKHAVNWDFKDNNGRAVQPGTYRMNIAPVSEVKDDTIKTTTYTFGTVAGIGNNKEGETVLNIGASEVPLSKLTTVY
- a CDS encoding TetR/AcrR family transcriptional regulator, which gives rise to MAETAGVRKPARERILDTAAELFYSEGIRAVGIDTIIAKSGVAKMSLYRNFTSKDDLVCAYLERNTAQHAAWWDRVTARHPGDPRAQMKALFVALGHWIDHPKFQGCPFTTAAAELRDPANPAHVLALAHKRMVRDRLRALAAAAGADDPDRLTGQLQLLMEGAYAAGRALDLGVGNAAVASAAATLIDAACGAACGAKAIG